One genomic segment of Salminus brasiliensis chromosome 6, fSalBra1.hap2, whole genome shotgun sequence includes these proteins:
- the rnf34a gene encoding E3 ubiquitin-protein ligase RNF34a isoform X1, giving the protein MKAGASCMWASCCGLLNEVMGTGAVRGQQPGFGGAGPFRFAPSAGYSTYPPDPTSQVCQACGQTFSVFRRRHLCCDCKRGFCSLCSVLQENLRRCATCHLLKGTAFQRPRLMRLRVKDLRQYLTLRNINTDTCREKEDLVDLVLCHQGAESEDDPDTPTLQTRPLYSSSTADPAPLLSPSHGEPVSSSDSSESTNPDTDSTSLFNLEAPEHTPEVSPVVRRLGRASLSDLSSVEDVEQLTVRQLKEILARNFVSFSGCCEKWELVERVRRLYRESEDNRKSMENVSSAVSAVVALPPPICNGVGDVGRTQLFIDENLCRICMDAVIDCVLLECGHMVTCTKCGKRMSECPICRQYVIRAVHVFKS; this is encoded by the exons ATGAAG GCGGGGGCTTCGTGTATGTGGGCATCGTGCTGTGGTTTGCTGAATGAGGTCATGGGCACCGGGGCAGTGAGGGGGCAGCAGCCGGGCTTTGGGGGTGCTGGGCCGTTCCGCTTCGCTCCGTCTGCGGGATACTCCACGTACCCCCCAGACCCCACCAGCCAGGTGTGCCAGGCCTGCGGACAGACCTTCTCCGTCTTCAGGAGGAGG caccTCTGCTGCGACTGTAAGAGGGGTTTCTGCTCGCTGTGCTCCGTGCTGCAGGAGAACCTGCGCAGGTGTGCTACCTGTCACCTGCTGAAGGGGACGGCCTTCCAGCGGCCGAGGCTGATGCGCCTGCGGGTCAAAGATTTACGGCAGTACCTGACGCTCCGCAACATCAACACCGACACATGCAG GGAAAAGGAAGACCTGGTTGATTTAGTCCTGTGTCACCAAGGGGCAGAAAGTGAGGATGATCCAGATACGCCAACACTACAGACACGCCCACTTTACAGCTCATCCACTGCAGACCCCGCCCCCCTGCTCTCCCCTTCACACGGAGAACCAGTCAGCAGCAGCGACAGCTCGGAATCCACCAATCCG GACACCGACTCCACATCACTCTTCAACCTCGAGGCACCAGAACACACACCAGAG gtgaGTCCAGTAGTGCGGAGGTTGGGGCGGGCTTCCCTGTCAGACTTGtccagcgtggaggatgtggagCAGCTGACCGTCAGACAGCTGAAGGAGATTCTGGCCAGGAACTTTGTGAGCTTCTCAGGCTGCTGTGAGAAATGGGAGCTGgtggagagagtgaggagaCTGTACCGCGAAAGCGAGGACAACCGCAAGTCCA tggagAACGTGAGCAGTGCCGTCAGCGCAG TCGTAGCTTTACCTCCTCCAATCTGCAACGGAGTCGGAG ATGTTGGCAGGACCCAGCTGTTTATCGATGAGAACCTGTGCCGTATCTGTATGGACGCGGTCATCGACtgtgtgctgctggagtgcGGTCACATGGTCACCTGCACCAAGTGTGGGAAGCGCATGAGTGAGTGTCCGATCTGCAGGCAGTACGTGATCCGCGCCGTCCACGTCTTCAAGTCCTAA
- the rnf34a gene encoding E3 ubiquitin-protein ligase RNF34a isoform X2 yields the protein MKAGASCMWASCCGLLNEVMGTGAVRGQQPGFGGAGPFRFAPSAGYSTYPPDPTSQVCQACGQTFSVFRRRHLCCDCKRGFCSLCSVLQENLRRCATCHLLKGTAFQRPRLMRLRVKDLRQYLTLRNINTDTCREKEDLVDLVLCHQGAESEDDPDTPTLQTRPLYSSSTADPAPLLSPSHGEPVSSSDSSESTNPDTDSTSLFNLEAPEHTPEVSPVVRRLGRASLSDLSSVEDVEQLTVRQLKEILARNFVSFSGCCEKWELVERVRRLYRESEDNRKSMENVSSAVSADVGRTQLFIDENLCRICMDAVIDCVLLECGHMVTCTKCGKRMSECPICRQYVIRAVHVFKS from the exons ATGAAG GCGGGGGCTTCGTGTATGTGGGCATCGTGCTGTGGTTTGCTGAATGAGGTCATGGGCACCGGGGCAGTGAGGGGGCAGCAGCCGGGCTTTGGGGGTGCTGGGCCGTTCCGCTTCGCTCCGTCTGCGGGATACTCCACGTACCCCCCAGACCCCACCAGCCAGGTGTGCCAGGCCTGCGGACAGACCTTCTCCGTCTTCAGGAGGAGG caccTCTGCTGCGACTGTAAGAGGGGTTTCTGCTCGCTGTGCTCCGTGCTGCAGGAGAACCTGCGCAGGTGTGCTACCTGTCACCTGCTGAAGGGGACGGCCTTCCAGCGGCCGAGGCTGATGCGCCTGCGGGTCAAAGATTTACGGCAGTACCTGACGCTCCGCAACATCAACACCGACACATGCAG GGAAAAGGAAGACCTGGTTGATTTAGTCCTGTGTCACCAAGGGGCAGAAAGTGAGGATGATCCAGATACGCCAACACTACAGACACGCCCACTTTACAGCTCATCCACTGCAGACCCCGCCCCCCTGCTCTCCCCTTCACACGGAGAACCAGTCAGCAGCAGCGACAGCTCGGAATCCACCAATCCG GACACCGACTCCACATCACTCTTCAACCTCGAGGCACCAGAACACACACCAGAG gtgaGTCCAGTAGTGCGGAGGTTGGGGCGGGCTTCCCTGTCAGACTTGtccagcgtggaggatgtggagCAGCTGACCGTCAGACAGCTGAAGGAGATTCTGGCCAGGAACTTTGTGAGCTTCTCAGGCTGCTGTGAGAAATGGGAGCTGgtggagagagtgaggagaCTGTACCGCGAAAGCGAGGACAACCGCAAGTCCA tggagAACGTGAGCAGTGCCGTCAGCGCAG ATGTTGGCAGGACCCAGCTGTTTATCGATGAGAACCTGTGCCGTATCTGTATGGACGCGGTCATCGACtgtgtgctgctggagtgcGGTCACATGGTCACCTGCACCAAGTGTGGGAAGCGCATGAGTGAGTGTCCGATCTGCAGGCAGTACGTGATCCGCGCCGTCCACGTCTTCAAGTCCTAA
- the anapc5 gene encoding anaphase-promoting complex subunit 5, whose product MASVHESLYFNPMMTNGVVQANIFGIKDWVTPYKIAVLALLYEMATTKPMALLDRRRLNKLILPLQQGPDLTFEQFLKAVEECCPLMVNAVKLRLFLMADRELQDMEHFFAILPSAFSDSEAFKTSVVGLFMRQMLLAYNKLSFSQVYKLYRSLQQYSQHGGRPLSQDQQQRDISAVTTEDMELTSNEDTSADPMEKDELDTGPLHQSDLRSDETRGPLSQKQAEYFLARQAYLLKNDENKAMKPAKLQDELNNILKFNPDFAEAHYLSYLNSMRVQDIYISTHSLLHYFDRLILSGGEGKSSGDEGYGRSLRYAVLNLATLHCRFGHYQQADLALQEAIRIAQEANDHVCLQHCLSWLYTLEQMKGSDSVVLTEDSVKMAAHFCLPYLASLGIQSLVQQGALHGMPANKLLDALRGTDIMHWKQSLSELIDISLAQTASIWRMYGKSTMARQQAQLLLNMNSLEPVNFGVQQNNTEPFAIALCHLAELHAEQGLYGAVSDIIKHLKQQFPPHTQHAKLWMLSDLKIQFEKAMIDGKYHLAEPFVTAISALNTTEGLYRKAQLLKALNQTSEASRVLQRVQHLSEKSKNTEMIIRVMLATAELHWDSSGFSTALPLLLQALALARQHNLQSLESETVLHLAFTQLMLGIPEQALALVQDVLECVLAHGSVLDKARALLLAARCQATLAASAPEEHKLHAVELSVQTLAESGVYFFQLNCKQRLREVRYLQARLHHALGNVPERNKSAMLFRQLNQELPPAASKPVPQL is encoded by the exons ATGGCGAGTGTACACGAGAGTCTGTATTTTAACCCTATGATGACGAACGGGGTGGTGCAGGCCAACATATTCGGGATTAAGGACTGGGTCACTCCCTATAAAATAGCAGTTCTGGCTCTGCTGTATGAAATGGCCACGACCAAGCCCATGGCCCTTCTGGACAGGAGGAGGTTAAACAAGCTCATTTTACCTctgcagcag GGTCCAGATTTAACGTTCGAGCAGTTCCTGAAGGCGGTGGAGGAATGCTGTCCTCTGATGGTGAACGCTGTTAAACTCAG GCTGTTTCTGATGGCTGACCGAGAGCTGCAGGACATGGAGCACTTCTTTGCCATTCTGCCCAGTGCGTTCAGCGACTCTGAAGCCTTTAAGACCAGCGTTGTGG GTCTGTTTATGCGTCAGATGCTGCTGGCCTATAACAAGCTGTCCTTCAGTCAGGTCTATAAGCTGTACCGGTCGCTGCAGCAGTACAGCCAGCACGGCGGCCGACCTCTCAGCCAAGACCAGCAGCAGCGCGACATCTCTGCCGTGACCACCGAGGACATGGAGCTGACCAGCAATGAGGACACCAGCGCAGACCCCATGGAGAAAGACGAGCTGGACACAGGACCACTGCACCAGTCAGACCTCCG CTCGGATGAGACTCGAGGTCCACTCTCTCAGAAACAAGCAGAATACTTCCTCGCCCGACAG GCGTACCTGTTAAAAAATGATGAGAACAAAGCCATGAAGCCGGCGAAGCTGCAGGACGAGCTCAACAACATCCTTAAATTCAACCCCGATTTTGCTGAAGCA catTATCTGAGCTATCTGAACAGCATGCGAGTTCAGGACATTTACATCTCCACCCACAGCCTGCTGCACTACTTCGACCGCCTCATCCTGTCGGGAGGAGAAGGCAAGAGTAGCGGAGACGAGGGATACGGCCGCAGCCTGCGATACGCCGTGCTTAATCTGGCAACCCTACACTGTCGCTTTGGACACTA tcAGCAGGCTGACTTGGCTCTGCAGGAAGCTATTCGAATTGCACAGGAAGCCAATGATCACGTGTGCCTTCAACACTGCCTG aGTTGGTTATACacactggagcagatgaagGGGTCCGACAGCGTGGTGCTGACTGAAGACTCTGTAAAAATGGCTGCCCACTTCTGTTTACCT TATCTGGCGTCTCTGGGCATTCAGTCTCTggtccagcagggggcgctgcatGGCATGCCCGCCAATAAGCTGCTGGATGCTCTGCGGGGGACAGACATCATGCACTGGAAGCAGAGCCTGTCGGAACTGATAGACATCAGCCTGGCTCAGACTGCGTCCATATGGAGGATGTATGGAAAGAG caCTATGGCCCGGCAGCAGGCTCAGCTGCTACTGAACATGAACAGTCTGGAGCCGGTGAACTTCGGCGTTCAGCAAAACAACACTGAGCCTTTTGCCATCGCACTCTGCCACCTGGCAGAACTCCATGCTGAACAG GGTCTGTATGGTGCTGTGAGTGACATCATTAAACATCTGAAGCAGCAGTTTCCTCCTCACACTCAGCacgccaag CTGTGGATGCTCAGTGACCTGAAGATCCAGTTTGAGAAGGCTATGATTGATGGAAAGTACCACCTGGCTGAGCCGTTCGTTACAGCCATTTCTGCCCTGAACACCACAGAGGGGCTGTACAG aaaAGCCCAGTTGTTGAAGGCCCTGAATCAGACATCAGAAGCCTCCAGGGTCCTGCAGCGTGTACAGCACctcagtgagaagagcaagaacaCTGAGATGATCATCAG GGTAATGCTGGCTACTGCAGAGCTGCACTGGGACTCATCTGGCTTTTCCAcagctctccctctcctgctgcaggctttagctttagcacgaCAGCACAACCTACAGAGCCTGGAGTCTGAGACTGTACTGCATCTGGCCTttacacag CTGATGTTGGGGATTCCGGAGCAGGCGCTGGCTCTGGTGCAGGACGTGCTGGAGTGTGTGCTGGCTCATGGATCTGTGCTGGATAAGGCCCGGGCGCTGCTGCTGGCGGCTCGCTGCCAGGCTACTCTCGCTGCGTCCGCACCAGAGGAACACAAGCTGCACG ctgtGGAGTTGTCGGTGCAGACGTTGGCTGAATCCGGTGTGTATTTCTTTCAGCTGAACTGTAAGCAGCGCCTGAGGGAGGTCCGTTACCTGCAGGCTCGATTACATCACGCTCTGGGAAACGTACCGGAGAGAAATAAAAGCGCTATGCTCTTCCGCCAGCTCAACCAGGAACTCCCTCCAGCGGCCAGCAAGCCAGTCCCTCAGCTCTGA